The following proteins come from a genomic window of Eisenibacter elegans DSM 3317:
- a CDS encoding penicillin-binding protein 1A, whose product MNWIAKGKYLRYIIGLWVIAFLSFFFVVSYFWALNANFLNMFGEIPSLENLENPRSELASEIYTADNVLMGKYYRENRTPVEYEELSPYLINCLIATEDARFEEHPGIDLEALMRVALYLGKKGGGSTLTQQLAKNLFRLRQEERYQGWLEKIPMMRSVVMKSKEWLTAIKIEQSYTKKEIITMYLNTVEFGSNAFGIHTASKTFFDKEPSQLTLPEAAVLVGLLQAPTRYSPISNYNNAIRRRNVVISQVAKYKYISESEAAFYQKTPIELRYGVEELAAGIAPYFRIEARKFLLEWAEATGHDLYADGLRIYTTIDSKMQEYAEEAVKEHMKKFQKIFYEHWQGRNPWVDQYNREMPNYIENLARRTPKFRDLQRQGLKEREIWRVMNTPVKTQVFTWDNATGIRDTTLSPLDSIRYQQHFLHTGFMAMEPKTGQVKAWVGGIDFKFFQYDHVKQGTRQPGSTFKPIVYVTALDNGYTPCSQFRDEPVTFGSGPYSWTARNSYGSYSGQMLTLRQALGQSVNSVTAGITKRVGVPNIIQYARDLGITSPLEAVPTLCLGASDVSVYELLGAYATFANKGRHVRPQFITRIEDRNGNVIAEFVPEVKQVISEEIAYLMLHLLTSATEPGGTSTSLHSYGVTKDNQIGAKTGTTQNNSDAWFMGVTQDLAAGLWVGGDNRSVRFRTIALGQGAVLALPVWGLFMQKVYEDPRLKEIYRRRPFEKPENLSIELDCNKARLNTMERYIN is encoded by the coding sequence ATGAATTGGATTGCCAAAGGAAAATACCTCAGATATATCATCGGCTTGTGGGTGATAGCCTTCTTGTCATTCTTTTTTGTAGTGTCTTATTTTTGGGCACTCAATGCGAATTTCCTCAATATGTTTGGGGAAATCCCCAGCCTCGAAAACCTCGAAAACCCTCGAAGTGAGTTGGCTTCTGAAATCTATACCGCCGATAATGTGCTGATGGGTAAATACTACCGCGAAAATCGTACGCCAGTAGAGTATGAAGAGTTGTCTCCCTATTTGATCAACTGCCTCATTGCTACCGAAGATGCGCGGTTTGAAGAACACCCGGGGATAGATCTTGAAGCGTTGATGCGTGTGGCTTTATATTTGGGCAAAAAAGGAGGGGGTAGTACCCTGACACAACAGCTGGCCAAAAACCTTTTCCGCCTTCGACAAGAGGAGCGCTACCAGGGATGGCTCGAAAAAATACCGATGATGCGCTCAGTAGTGATGAAAAGTAAGGAGTGGTTGACGGCTATCAAAATCGAACAAAGCTATACCAAAAAAGAAATCATCACGATGTATCTCAATACAGTAGAATTTGGGAGCAATGCTTTTGGGATACACACTGCCTCAAAAACCTTTTTTGACAAAGAGCCTAGCCAGCTTACCCTCCCTGAGGCGGCTGTATTGGTTGGCTTGTTACAAGCACCAACACGCTATAGTCCTATTTCGAACTACAACAACGCCATCCGCCGCCGCAATGTGGTTATCTCCCAAGTGGCCAAATACAAGTATATCTCTGAATCAGAAGCAGCTTTTTACCAAAAAACACCCATCGAACTGCGCTATGGGGTAGAAGAACTGGCCGCTGGGATAGCCCCTTATTTCCGTATCGAAGCCCGCAAGTTCTTGTTAGAATGGGCCGAAGCTACCGGCCACGATCTCTATGCTGATGGCTTACGCATCTATACTACAATCGACTCCAAAATGCAGGAATATGCAGAAGAGGCGGTGAAGGAGCATATGAAGAAATTTCAGAAAATATTTTACGAGCACTGGCAAGGACGCAACCCTTGGGTAGACCAATACAACCGTGAGATGCCCAACTATATCGAAAACTTGGCTCGCCGAACCCCCAAGTTCAGAGACCTACAACGCCAAGGTTTGAAAGAACGCGAAATCTGGCGGGTGATGAATACACCTGTCAAAACACAGGTCTTTACTTGGGACAATGCCACTGGTATCCGCGATACCACCCTCAGCCCCTTAGACTCCATCCGCTACCAGCAGCATTTCCTCCACACAGGCTTTATGGCCATGGAGCCTAAAACAGGCCAAGTCAAAGCTTGGGTCGGGGGGATAGACTTCAAGTTTTTTCAATATGACCACGTAAAACAAGGGACACGCCAGCCTGGCTCTACCTTCAAGCCTATTGTGTATGTAACAGCGCTGGACAATGGCTACACGCCTTGTTCGCAGTTTAGAGACGAACCCGTAACTTTTGGCAGTGGCCCTTATTCTTGGACGGCCCGCAACTCCTACGGCTCATACTCAGGGCAAATGCTCACCCTCCGCCAAGCGCTTGGGCAATCTGTAAACTCCGTAACTGCCGGCATCACCAAACGGGTAGGGGTGCCCAATATCATCCAATATGCCCGCGATTTGGGGATTACCTCCCCTCTCGAAGCTGTACCAACGCTCTGTTTGGGAGCTAGCGATGTGTCGGTATATGAGCTATTGGGTGCGTATGCCACCTTTGCCAACAAAGGCCGACACGTCCGCCCACAGTTTATCACCCGCATCGAAGACCGCAACGGTAATGTCATCGCTGAGTTTGTGCCTGAAGTAAAGCAAGTCATCAGCGAAGAAATCGCCTATCTGATGCTCCATCTACTTACTTCTGCCACCGAACCCGGGGGTACTTCTACCTCTCTACACAGCTATGGTGTTACCAAAGACAACCAAATAGGAGCCAAAACCGGAACGACCCAAAACAACTCTGATGCTTGGTTTATGGGCGTTACCCAAGACCTCGCCGCAGGGCTTTGGGTAGGAGGCGACAACCGTAGTGTGCGCTTCCGTACCATCGCACTCGGGCAGGGAGCTGTATTGGCACTACCTGTGTGGGGGTTGTTTATGCAGAAGGTCTATGAAGACCCGCGCCTGAAGGAAATCTACCGCCGCCGCCCCTTTGAAAAGCCCGAAAATCTCTCCATTGAGCTAGACTGTAACAAGGCTCGTCTCAATACGATGGAGCGATATATCAACTAA
- the dacB gene encoding D-alanyl-D-alanine carboxypeptidase/D-alanyl-D-alanine endopeptidase → MYKNYLANLFGLRFLPVLLLVGILLTCQSSENVAQAPMPYDPEQVQSALQTLVQDSVLRHGMLAVSVRSLRSQEVVVEHQGQLTLNAASVLKAVTTATALELLGSQFSFETTLAYDGRITTQGVLEGNLYLVGGGDPTFASPLMGQGLPLALAPFVQAVQRAGIRRIEGQIIADESLFDPNTLPYGWIWGDMGNYYGAPVHALNCLDNSYNLWLKPGATIGDPTEVVKTEPYLPGVVFHNRALTAAAGTGDNCVIYGAPYDQVRYTSGTIPQGGLFKVRGAIPDPGMLLISHLRERLKQQGVEVIGKNNSSRLLAQAGQNLPDTVRTVLYRHRSPALGQVAQVTNWYSVNLYAEAMLKALGREEKKQYGDTFAGAKAMKDYWQAQGLDVSGWVLHDGSGLSVSNGITTDLLTGILASMSQRKSYEVFYASLPVAGVSGTLAGMGGSSRIRGNLRAKSGAMTGVLAYAGYFTTATGEPMAFAIISNRHTCNYSTMRQKIETFLAAMVQ, encoded by the coding sequence ATGTACAAAAACTACCTTGCTAATCTATTCGGCCTGCGATTTTTGCCGGTCTTATTATTGGTGGGTATATTGCTCACCTGTCAATCATCCGAAAATGTAGCCCAAGCGCCTATGCCTTATGACCCTGAGCAAGTACAATCTGCTCTCCAAACCCTTGTTCAAGACTCAGTGCTTAGGCACGGAATGCTGGCCGTGTCTGTCCGCTCCCTACGCAGCCAAGAGGTAGTAGTAGAGCATCAGGGTCAGCTGACGCTCAACGCTGCCTCGGTACTCAAGGCTGTTACCACTGCCACTGCCCTAGAGCTGCTTGGCAGTCAATTTAGCTTCGAAACTACGTTGGCCTACGACGGGCGCATTACGACACAAGGGGTGTTGGAAGGGAATCTCTACCTCGTTGGTGGGGGCGACCCTACTTTTGCTTCCCCCTTGATGGGGCAGGGGCTGCCTCTCGCCTTGGCGCCTTTTGTGCAGGCTGTCCAACGCGCAGGTATTCGCCGCATTGAGGGGCAAATCATTGCCGACGAAAGCCTCTTTGACCCCAATACCTTGCCCTACGGCTGGATTTGGGGCGATATGGGCAACTATTACGGAGCTCCCGTACACGCCCTCAACTGCCTTGACAATAGCTACAATCTTTGGCTCAAGCCCGGCGCAACCATAGGCGACCCTACCGAGGTAGTCAAGACAGAACCTTATCTCCCGGGGGTGGTTTTTCACAATCGCGCCCTGACTGCTGCCGCCGGCACTGGCGACAATTGCGTGATTTATGGTGCGCCCTACGACCAAGTACGCTATACTTCCGGCACTATCCCTCAAGGGGGACTGTTCAAAGTGCGGGGAGCCATTCCTGACCCGGGGATGCTGCTCATCAGCCATTTGCGCGAGCGCCTCAAGCAGCAGGGGGTAGAGGTAATCGGCAAAAACAATTCTTCGCGGCTGTTGGCGCAAGCCGGCCAAAACCTGCCTGATACAGTGCGTACGGTCTTGTATCGACATCGATCGCCTGCCTTAGGTCAAGTAGCGCAGGTAACCAACTGGTATAGTGTAAATCTGTATGCTGAGGCCATGCTCAAGGCCCTTGGCCGAGAGGAGAAAAAGCAATACGGTGACACCTTTGCCGGCGCAAAAGCGATGAAGGACTATTGGCAAGCTCAAGGGCTTGATGTGTCCGGCTGGGTGCTTCACGATGGCAGCGGCCTTTCGGTCAGCAATGGCATCACCACCGACCTACTGACGGGTATCCTAGCCTCGATGTCCCAACGCAAAAGCTATGAGGTTTTTTACGCTTCGTTGCCCGTAGCAGGTGTTTCGGGCACACTGGCCGGAATGGGAGGCAGCTCCCGCATTCGGGGAAATTTGCGCGCCAAAAGTGGCGCAATGACCGGAGTGCTGGCCTATGCAGGCTATTTTACTACGGCCACCGGCGAGCCTATGGCCTTTGCCATCATCAGCAACCGGCATACCTGCAACTATAGCACAATGCGGCAGAAAATAGAAACCTTTTTGGCGGCTATGGTTCAGTAA
- a CDS encoding GAF domain-containing protein → MAETLYVPQTASRQERYEAIVPQIAALVGAEADLIANLANVSAVLKEALGFFWVGFYLVKEEQLVLGPFQGPLACTRIPFHKGVCGACYTQAQTIIVADVEQFPGHIACSSASKSEIVVPGFKDGKVTMVLDVDSDQLNDFDEVDQRFLEEIMRIIEKK, encoded by the coding sequence ATGGCAGAGACCCTTTATGTTCCTCAAACAGCCTCGCGCCAAGAGCGTTACGAGGCCATTGTTCCACAGATAGCCGCCCTAGTAGGCGCTGAAGCAGATTTGATTGCCAACTTGGCCAATGTATCCGCAGTATTGAAGGAAGCCTTGGGCTTCTTCTGGGTGGGTTTTTATTTGGTCAAAGAAGAACAGTTGGTCTTAGGCCCTTTCCAAGGCCCTTTGGCCTGTACCCGAATCCCCTTTCATAAGGGTGTTTGTGGCGCTTGCTACACCCAAGCCCAGACCATCATCGTAGCCGATGTGGAGCAGTTCCCAGGGCACATCGCCTGCAGTAGTGCCTCTAAGTCTGAGATAGTAGTGCCGGGTTTTAAGGACGGCAAGGTAACGATGGTCTTGGATGTAGACAGCGACCAGCTCAACGATTTTGACGAAGTAGATCAGCGATTCCTCGAAGAAATTATGCGAATTATCGAGAAAAAGTAA
- a CDS encoding vWA domain-containing protein, with product MFLDFFRLLKSNGIPVTLREHLTLLEALDKGVVAYSIDDFYALSRAALVKHEQHLDRFDVLFGMFFRQLDNIPVEKIVQIPAEWLQKGIEDRQFSPEEMAAIEAMGGLDKLMERLRELLEEQKERHEGGDTWIGTQGTSPFGAYGYNPEGVRIGQEQGRQGRAVKVWDKRSYQNLDDNVELDTRNIKLALKRLRILTREGRREELDLDTTIRKTSENAGVLDLELVPSKKNRVKVLILFDIGGSMDAHIRLCEQLFSAAKYEFKHLEYYYFHNCLYEFVWKDNTRRHTERIPTLELLHKYNQDYKLIFVGDATMAPYEITAPQGSVEHYNEEPGKVWIQRMREQFPYSIWLNPTLPKYWDFTPSIELLRELMDDRMFPLTLGGLTAAMKALKDKKIKYEG from the coding sequence ATGTTTCTCGACTTTTTCCGCCTCCTCAAAAGTAATGGCATCCCCGTAACCCTGCGCGAGCACCTGACCCTGCTCGAAGCCCTCGACAAGGGAGTGGTGGCCTACAGCATCGACGATTTCTACGCCCTCAGCCGGGCGGCGCTGGTCAAACACGAGCAGCACCTCGACCGCTTCGATGTGCTTTTCGGGATGTTCTTTAGGCAACTCGACAATATCCCGGTCGAGAAAATCGTCCAAATTCCTGCCGAGTGGCTACAAAAAGGGATTGAAGACCGGCAGTTTAGCCCCGAAGAGATGGCCGCCATCGAGGCGATGGGCGGCCTCGACAAGCTGATGGAGCGCCTGCGCGAGCTGCTCGAAGAGCAGAAAGAGCGCCACGAAGGCGGCGATACTTGGATAGGTACGCAAGGTACTTCGCCTTTTGGTGCCTATGGCTACAATCCTGAAGGCGTGCGCATAGGCCAAGAACAAGGCCGGCAGGGCCGCGCCGTAAAAGTATGGGACAAACGCAGCTACCAAAACCTCGACGACAATGTAGAGCTGGATACCCGCAACATCAAACTAGCGCTCAAGCGTCTGCGCATCCTCACCCGCGAAGGCCGCCGCGAAGAGCTAGACCTTGATACCACTATCCGCAAGACCTCCGAAAACGCCGGCGTGCTCGACTTGGAACTGGTGCCGTCTAAGAAAAATCGTGTCAAGGTCTTGATATTGTTTGATATTGGCGGGTCTATGGATGCGCACATCCGCCTCTGCGAACAGCTTTTCTCGGCGGCCAAGTATGAATTCAAACATCTGGAATATTACTACTTCCATAACTGCCTCTATGAGTTTGTCTGGAAAGACAATACCCGCCGCCATACTGAGCGCATCCCTACCCTCGAACTGCTCCATAAATACAATCAAGACTACAAACTCATCTTTGTAGGCGATGCCACCATGGCTCCCTATGAAATCACCGCTCCCCAAGGTAGCGTAGAACACTACAACGAAGAGCCGGGAAAGGTCTGGATTCAGCGTATGCGCGAGCAGTTTCCCTACAGCATCTGGCTCAACCCAACGCTTCCCAAGTATTGGGACTTCACCCCTTCGATAGAATTGCTGCGCGAATTGATGGACGACAGGATGTTTCCTCTTACCCTAGGCGGCCTCACTGCTGCCATGAAGGCGCTCAAAGACAAAAAAATCAAGTATGAGGGGTAA
- a CDS encoding RNA methyltransferase, with the protein MLRKLAIEEMNRLSPEAYQAVAKRPICLVLDNIRSLHNVGAAFRTADAFLAEKIYLCGITGTPPNREIHKTALGATESVAWEHHQDTPALLTKLKAQGYRILAIEQAEGSISLENYAFEATEKYAFVFGNEVAGVQDQVLPLCDACLEIPQWGTKHSLNVSVSVGIVLWQHSQGFLRHQH; encoded by the coding sequence ATGCTTCGCAAACTTGCCATCGAAGAAATGAACCGCCTCAGTCCTGAGGCTTATCAGGCAGTAGCCAAGCGTCCTATCTGTTTGGTGCTCGACAACATCCGCAGCCTACACAATGTGGGCGCGGCTTTCCGAACAGCAGACGCATTTTTGGCCGAAAAGATTTACCTTTGTGGCATCACTGGCACACCCCCCAACCGCGAGATTCACAAAACTGCCCTAGGTGCTACCGAATCTGTTGCTTGGGAACACCACCAAGACACCCCCGCCCTCCTCACCAAACTCAAAGCCCAAGGTTACCGCATCTTGGCTATAGAACAAGCTGAAGGCAGTATTTCGCTCGAAAACTATGCCTTTGAGGCTACCGAAAAATACGCCTTCGTATTTGGCAATGAGGTGGCTGGGGTACAAGACCAAGTGCTACCCCTTTGTGATGCCTGCCTCGAAATCCCACAATGGGGAACCAAACACTCCCTCAACGTATCGGTGAGTGTGGGGATTGTGCTCTGGCAACATAGCCAAGGGTTTCTGAGGCATCAGCACTGA
- a CDS encoding leucine-rich repeat domain-containing protein has translation MLRMFRFLVLALTIGVGACSPAHQVEEEASTKVVEVDKERVFLTLEQALRQPEAVYRLSLSGNDLESLPEAIGELHHLEELNLAGNNLRRLPETLNQLKQLKTLYLTGNAQLDWEHTFALLSKLPKLQYLNLHQCKIQQLPATIGKLKTLEELHLSANLLSALPDEISQLKTLRLLNISQNKGIKMLPYSIDQLKLQQLQAEGISLNEWDRARFHELLPDTELFFSPIGEDI, from the coding sequence ATGTTACGAATGTTCAGATTCCTAGTGCTAGCGCTAACCATTGGTGTTGGGGCTTGCAGCCCTGCCCATCAAGTAGAAGAAGAAGCTTCGACCAAGGTTGTAGAAGTTGACAAAGAGAGGGTATTTCTTACCTTAGAGCAGGCGCTCCGGCAACCAGAGGCCGTTTATCGCCTAAGCCTGTCGGGCAATGACCTCGAAAGCCTGCCCGAAGCCATCGGGGAGTTACATCACCTCGAAGAACTCAACCTAGCCGGCAACAACCTCCGCCGCTTGCCCGAAACACTCAACCAACTCAAACAGCTCAAAACACTCTACCTGACCGGCAACGCGCAACTCGACTGGGAGCATACTTTTGCGCTCCTGAGCAAGCTCCCAAAACTTCAATACCTCAACCTTCACCAATGTAAAATCCAGCAACTACCGGCAACTATAGGCAAGCTCAAAACCCTCGAAGAACTACACCTCAGCGCCAACTTACTCAGCGCCCTACCCGACGAAATCAGCCAACTCAAAACACTACGCCTGCTCAATATCAGCCAAAACAAAGGCATCAAAATGCTACCCTACAGTATAGACCAACTCAAACTACAACAGCTACAGGCCGAAGGAATCTCCCTCAACGAATGGGACAGGGCGCGTTTCCACGAGCTGCTCCCCGATACCGAGCTGTTTTTTTCTCCCATTGGAGAAGATATTTGA
- a CDS encoding AAA family ATPase, giving the protein MKFQGTDTYIATNELQVAVNAAIALEKPLLIKGEPGTGKTMLAYEIAKALNKPLLTWHIKSTTMAQQGLYEYDAVSRLRDSQLGDERVRDIANYIKKGKLWEAFEADEAPVLLIDEVDKADIEFPNDLLLELDKMEFYVYELQRTIVAKQRPIILITSNNEKELPDAFLRRCFFHYIQFPDPATMKDIVEVHFPNLERDLMDHALKVFYNLREVKGLKKKPSTSELVDWIRLLKLGSVSAIDLDKVDFVSHMPPYGGALLKNEQDYTLLDRLRRFGR; this is encoded by the coding sequence ATGAAATTTCAAGGAACCGATACCTACATCGCTACCAATGAGTTACAGGTAGCCGTCAATGCGGCCATTGCGCTCGAAAAACCCCTCCTCATCAAGGGCGAGCCGGGCACAGGCAAGACGATGCTTGCCTACGAAATCGCCAAGGCGCTTAACAAGCCCCTGCTTACTTGGCATATCAAATCGACGACGATGGCGCAGCAGGGTTTATACGAATATGATGCTGTCTCGCGATTGCGTGACTCCCAGCTGGGTGATGAGCGCGTGCGTGATATTGCCAACTACATCAAAAAAGGCAAGCTTTGGGAGGCTTTTGAGGCCGACGAAGCCCCTGTGCTCCTCATCGATGAAGTCGACAAGGCTGATATCGAGTTTCCCAATGACTTGCTGCTCGAATTGGATAAGATGGAGTTTTATGTCTATGAGCTACAGCGCACCATTGTGGCCAAGCAGCGCCCCATTATCCTCATCACCTCCAACAACGAAAAAGAACTGCCTGATGCCTTCCTACGCCGTTGCTTTTTCCACTATATCCAATTCCCCGACCCCGCTACGATGAAGGACATCGTTGAGGTACACTTCCCCAACCTCGAACGCGACCTGATGGACCACGCCCTCAAGGTGTTCTACAACCTACGTGAAGTCAAAGGCCTTAAGAAAAAGCCTTCTACCAGCGAGTTGGTCGACTGGATACGCCTCCTCAAGCTAGGCAGTGTTTCTGCTATCGACCTCGATAAGGTGGACTTTGTCAGCCATATGCCGCCCTATGGGGGCGCGCTGCTCAAAAATGAGCAAGATTACACCCTGCTCGACCGCCTGCGCCGCTTTGGGCGCTAG
- a CDS encoding CAP domain-containing protein has protein sequence MMLKKHLYYLLVLICGLSANAQNYQLMWRFQGNVSADGIGAVQALDTDASGNVYITGFTVGNLDLRGTAASNNGRINSDKRQAYIAKYSPQGQLLWQKTLPTTSFSIPNDIHIDGQAVYVHGVYKGALTIGSKRFSSTNDQANFLCRVDANNGNFIWAQDSQSAPIRSTFGLHHFVGDGRGNLYVYTRSDHLCRFDKDGNATKLNMGQVSWQFRFSTYGLSIDQQGRVHLLGVIPEKDNRSGEGTYTKLDGSSATVKLPFAPGADRSVAYRIILDPQQDRVADFQLMSIKGGGLVSSNGKITAFVDADQNAYFMTYSADKPADGSRFTNCLSKFDPNGKLLWRYDVPGYLESAAIAANGEVMLTYSRWDDVDKAYWVVFVHRLDVGGKRIWNTSFPARNADGSYGWAEFRSSCGTANVFGRFDRTGKHYFLYGEIAAGTINIDFAGGNTSLQAGSGSQSDLFLVKYDTGQKGRTITNNTGSSGNMTADNSGNNARNGNNNTSVNGNNNRAGGGVGLPSFVGCAQGNEVVPADNAAYEQRVLELVNQERRRNGLPALTWSESLAQAARYHAADMATDDYFEHDSHDRVNGRLVKVCDTFERIRRFGHGLAENIAGTSTPEAAMRLWMDSPGHRANILSRNTTLGVGYYQGYWVQVFGR, from the coding sequence ATGATGCTAAAAAAACATCTTTACTACCTCCTTGTCTTGATTTGTGGCTTGTCGGCCAATGCGCAGAATTATCAGTTGATGTGGCGCTTTCAGGGCAATGTCTCGGCTGACGGCATTGGCGCAGTGCAAGCTTTGGATACAGATGCTTCTGGCAATGTATACATCACCGGTTTTACGGTTGGCAATTTGGATTTGCGTGGAACGGCTGCCAGCAACAATGGCCGTATCAACAGCGACAAACGGCAAGCCTATATCGCCAAATATAGCCCACAAGGCCAGCTTTTGTGGCAAAAAACACTCCCTACAACTTCGTTTAGCATCCCCAATGATATCCACATAGATGGGCAGGCGGTGTATGTACACGGAGTGTATAAAGGCGCGCTGACTATAGGGAGCAAACGCTTCAGCAGTACTAACGACCAAGCCAATTTTTTGTGTCGGGTGGATGCCAACAACGGAAATTTTATCTGGGCACAAGACAGCCAAAGCGCCCCCATCCGCTCTACCTTTGGGCTACACCATTTTGTGGGCGACGGGCGCGGCAATCTCTATGTATACACCCGCTCAGACCACCTTTGTCGCTTCGACAAAGACGGCAACGCCACCAAGCTGAATATGGGACAGGTTTCTTGGCAGTTTCGATTCAGCACCTATGGCCTATCTATCGACCAACAGGGAAGGGTGCACCTGCTGGGGGTGATTCCTGAAAAAGACAACAGATCCGGAGAGGGGACATATACCAAGCTAGATGGAAGTAGCGCTACCGTCAAACTTCCTTTTGCTCCAGGTGCAGACCGCAGCGTGGCTTATCGCATCATCCTTGACCCACAACAAGACCGAGTAGCAGATTTTCAGCTGATGAGTATCAAAGGAGGGGGCTTGGTTTCTTCTAATGGCAAAATCACGGCCTTTGTAGACGCTGACCAAAATGCTTATTTTATGACCTATAGCGCTGATAAGCCTGCGGACGGCTCACGGTTTACCAACTGCCTGAGTAAGTTTGACCCCAATGGGAAGCTACTCTGGCGCTATGATGTACCCGGATACCTAGAGTCGGCAGCCATAGCCGCCAATGGAGAGGTGATGTTGACCTACTCCCGCTGGGACGATGTAGACAAGGCCTACTGGGTTGTTTTCGTGCACCGCCTCGATGTTGGTGGCAAACGCATTTGGAACACCAGCTTTCCGGCGCGTAATGCCGATGGCAGCTATGGATGGGCAGAGTTTCGTTCTTCCTGTGGAACGGCCAATGTTTTTGGCCGCTTTGACCGCACCGGAAAACACTATTTCTTGTATGGGGAAATAGCCGCTGGCACTATCAATATCGATTTTGCCGGAGGCAATACCAGCCTTCAGGCCGGCTCAGGGTCTCAATCAGACCTGTTTTTGGTCAAATATGATACTGGGCAAAAAGGCCGAACCATCACAAATAACACAGGCAGTAGCGGCAACATGACTGCTGATAATAGTGGTAATAATGCTCGCAACGGCAACAACAATACAAGTGTCAACGGCAACAACAATAGGGCTGGAGGCGGTGTGGGGCTGCCTAGTTTTGTGGGTTGTGCCCAAGGCAATGAAGTAGTACCGGCAGACAATGCGGCCTACGAGCAGCGGGTACTTGAGTTGGTCAATCAAGAGCGCCGCCGTAATGGCTTACCCGCCCTCACTTGGAGCGAAAGCCTAGCCCAAGCTGCGCGCTACCACGCCGCCGATATGGCCACAGACGACTACTTTGAGCACGACAGCCACGATCGAGTCAATGGCCGACTGGTGAAAGTGTGTGATACTTTTGAGCGGATTCGTCGGTTTGGACACGGCTTGGCCGAAAACATCGCCGGTACAAGCACCCCCGAAGCGGCTATGCGCCTATGGATGGACAGCCCCGGACACCGTGCCAACATCCTCAGCCGAAATACTACGCTAGGGGTAGGGTATTATCAAGGCTATTGGGTTCAGGTATTTGGGCGTTAG